One Nostoc punctiforme PCC 73102 DNA window includes the following coding sequences:
- a CDS encoding toxin HicA gives MSQQDKLLDKILSGTSDTDIPFAQLWQLLYTLGFEERIRGDHRIFVKADVEEILNLQHKKGKAKSYQIKQVRAVILKYKLGSKNNVSV, from the coding sequence GTGAGTCAGCAAGACAAACTCTTAGACAAAATTCTCTCTGGGACTTCTGATACAGACATCCCTTTCGCCCAACTGTGGCAACTCTTATATACACTAGGCTTTGAAGAACGTATTCGTGGCGATCATCGTATTTTTGTCAAAGCCGATGTTGAAGAAATATTGAACCTGCAACATAAAAAAGGAAAAGCTAAAAGCTATCAAATTAAACAAGTTAGGGCAGTGATTCTCAAGTATAAGCTAGGAAGTAAAAATAATGTTTCGGTATGA
- a CDS encoding R3H domain-containing nucleic acid-binding protein encodes MTITDDLQKLLDILPQDLQQVLESHPKRDSLVEVVLDLGRRPEARFPNQAEYLSEIPVTQEQIDDCIQRVGIFGGDNRAGIEQTLHRISAIRNRTGKIIGLTCRVGRAVFGTIGMIRDLVETGKSILMLGRPGVGKTTALREIARVLADDLHKRVVIIDTSNEIAGDGDVAHPAIGRARRMQVAHPEQQHQVMIEAVENHMPEVIVIDEIGTELEALAARTIAERGVQLVGTAHGNQIENLIKNPTLADLVGGIQAVTLGDDEARRRGSQKTVLERKAPPTFEIAVEMLERQRWVVHESVADTVDNLLRGRQATPQTRTVDDQGKVAVTRQLAVVNGRGGQLGTVEESFPPARASNGWRSSGQMVALPQLPVERVTGRSEFDRLLDESFNYSESIDLDAATRQPGPNGEDLPLHVYPYGVSRHQLEQVISVLTLPVVLTKDIDSADAILALRSHVKNHAKLRQMAKARHVPIHMIKSSTIPQITRGLRRLLNMDDPEMTDDLELQLFLHSGSDDEMDALEEARLAVEQIVIPKGQPVELLPRSPQVRKMQHELVEHYRLKSHSFGEEPNRRLRIYPA; translated from the coding sequence ATGACGATTACAGACGATCTCCAAAAGTTATTAGACATTTTGCCCCAAGACCTGCAACAAGTACTAGAGAGTCATCCCAAACGAGATAGTTTAGTAGAAGTGGTCTTGGATTTGGGTCGTCGCCCAGAGGCTCGCTTTCCTAATCAAGCTGAGTATCTGAGCGAAATACCCGTTACTCAAGAACAGATAGATGATTGCATTCAACGAGTCGGAATTTTTGGCGGAGATAATCGAGCAGGAATTGAGCAAACTTTGCATCGGATCAGCGCGATCCGCAACCGTACTGGTAAGATTATTGGCTTGACCTGTCGCGTTGGTCGGGCGGTATTCGGAACCATTGGCATGATCCGCGATTTGGTAGAGACTGGTAAATCGATTCTCATGCTCGGTCGTCCAGGCGTGGGCAAAACTACTGCCTTACGAGAAATTGCCCGTGTATTGGCAGACGATCTGCATAAGCGAGTGGTGATTATTGACACCTCCAACGAAATCGCTGGAGATGGTGATGTTGCCCACCCCGCCATTGGTCGCGCTCGGCGGATGCAAGTGGCTCATCCAGAACAACAGCATCAGGTGATGATTGAGGCAGTGGAAAACCACATGCCAGAAGTCATTGTCATTGATGAAATTGGCACGGAACTAGAAGCTTTAGCGGCTCGTACTATTGCTGAACGGGGCGTACAGTTGGTAGGTACTGCCCACGGGAATCAGATCGAAAATCTGATTAAAAACCCTACCCTGGCTGATTTAGTTGGGGGTATCCAAGCTGTGACTTTGGGAGATGACGAAGCCAGACGGCGAGGCTCTCAAAAGACTGTTTTGGAGCGGAAAGCCCCTCCTACCTTTGAAATTGCTGTGGAAATGTTGGAACGCCAACGCTGGGTAGTACACGAAAGCGTTGCTGACACAGTAGATAATCTGCTGCGCGGTCGTCAGGCTACCCCACAAACGAGAACCGTTGATGACCAAGGCAAAGTTGCAGTTACAAGGCAATTAGCTGTTGTTAACGGTCGCGGTGGACAGTTAGGGACAGTGGAAGAATCTTTCCCACCGGCACGAGCGTCTAATGGCTGGCGTTCTTCTGGACAAATGGTTGCACTGCCACAATTGCCTGTAGAACGGGTGACTGGACGTAGTGAGTTTGATCGATTGCTGGATGAATCTTTCAATTATTCTGAGAGCATTGATTTAGATGCTGCAACTAGACAGCCAGGGCCCAATGGTGAAGATTTGCCACTGCACGTTTACCCTTATGGCGTTAGCCGCCATCAACTAGAACAGGTAATTAGCGTGCTAACTTTACCCGTGGTATTGACAAAAGATATAGATAGTGCTGATGCAATTTTAGCACTGCGATCGCACGTCAAGAACCACGCCAAATTACGCCAAATGGCGAAAGCTCGTCATGTACCCATTCACATGATTAAGTCCAGCACCATTCCGCAAATTACCCGTGGCTTGCGGCGGTTGCTGAACATGGACGACCCAGAAATGACCGATGACCTCGAGCTGCAACTGTTTTTGCACAGTGGTAGCGATGATGAGATGGATGCCTTGGAAGAAGCTAGACTTGCTGTTGAGCAAATTGTGATTCCTAAAGGACAGCCAGTGGAGTTATTACCGCGTTCTCCCCAAGTCCGCAAAATGCAACATGAGTTGGTAGAACATTATCGCCTCAAATCGCATAGTTTTGGCGAAGAACCAAATAGAAGATTGCGGATTTATCCGGCGTAA
- a CDS encoding L-histidine N(alpha)-methyltransferase produces the protein MAQNFHDNSQVSSEMSTAISRTAKPSSEFYSIFSEEEILGIICALEIRREIPLKYSYKGRGAKIWDDFYQKYIIPRWYRISNVEIELLKSNFKYFNDNIKSGEKINIVDVGAGNSYPVKDFVQRLNKLNKINKYVALDISEELLNLSKNNFKKWFPNVEFISSTIDIENNCVPKTLFQNNPDLEMDNTAKIFLHLGVTIGNHQNRDKVFKNFRESMGKNDFLVFTNEIGSNSKWDGNVRGGCKYHVEEIYGWVKNKVGIESEGCELVRKYDLKTDSIVANIRFNHDYTINFSRMGIDKKIEISEGEEITIWRHHKYEMPKLLQELERSGLQLIQYSTDKYKSHIMVICKISSN, from the coding sequence ATGGCTCAAAATTTTCATGACAATTCCCAAGTTTCCTCAGAGATGTCAACTGCTATCAGTCGCACAGCAAAGCCAAGTTCTGAGTTCTACTCTATTTTTTCGGAAGAAGAAATTTTAGGAATAATTTGTGCTTTAGAAATCAGACGAGAAATCCCATTAAAGTATTCTTATAAAGGGAGAGGTGCAAAAATTTGGGATGATTTTTATCAAAAATATATCATTCCTAGATGGTATCGAATATCTAATGTAGAAATTGAGCTTTTAAAAAGCAATTTTAAATATTTTAATGACAATATTAAAAGTGGTGAGAAAATCAATATAGTAGATGTCGGTGCAGGGAATTCCTATCCAGTTAAAGACTTTGTTCAAAGACTTAATAAATTAAATAAGATCAATAAATATGTTGCCTTAGATATTAGTGAAGAATTACTGAATTTATCAAAGAATAATTTTAAAAAATGGTTTCCCAATGTTGAATTTATCAGTTCTACAATTGACATAGAAAATAATTGTGTACCAAAAACCTTATTTCAAAATAATCCTGATCTTGAAATGGACAATACAGCAAAAATATTTTTACACTTAGGTGTTACTATTGGAAACCATCAAAATAGAGATAAGGTATTCAAAAACTTTAGAGAGAGCATGGGCAAAAATGATTTCTTAGTGTTCACTAATGAAATTGGCTCTAACTCAAAATGGGATGGAAACGTCAGAGGTGGCTGTAAGTATCATGTAGAAGAAATATATGGATGGGTTAAAAACAAGGTTGGGATTGAATCTGAAGGTTGCGAATTGGTGAGAAAGTATGATTTGAAAACCGATAGTATAGTTGCTAACATAAGATTTAATCATGATTACACTATAAATTTCAGCCGGATGGGGATAGATAAAAAGATTGAAATCTCTGAAGGTGAAGAAATTACTATTTGGCGACATCATAAATATGAAATGCCTAAGCTTTTGCAAGAACTAGAACGTTCTGGACTGCAACTTATTCAATATAGTACTGACAAATACAAATCACATATCATGGTAATTTGTAAGATTTCCAGTAACTAA
- a CDS encoding Coenzyme F420 hydrogenase/dehydrogenase, beta subunit C-terminal domain, which produces MTSVSPHKKAKALKPTSRRPAKELCSECGLCDTYYIHYVKEACAFINQQIGELEVETHTRSRHLDNPDELYFGVHQDMIAARKQQPIEGAQWTGIVSSIAIEMLNRGLVEGVVCVQNTKEDRFQPMPIIARTPEEILAARVNKPTLSPNLSVLEQIEKSGMKRLLVIGVGCQIQALRAVEKQLGLEKLYVLGTPCVDNVNRAGLQKFLETTSRSPETVVHYEFMQDFRVHFKHEDGSSETVPFFGLKTNKLKDVFAPSCMSCFDYVNSLADLVVGYMGAPFGWQWIVVRNDTGKEMLDLVQDQLDTQPVTSKGNRKEAVQQSIPAYDKGVTLPMWAAKLMGVVIEKIGPKGLEYARFSIDSHFTRNYLYVKRNHPEKLEAHVPEFAKRIVEQYKLPE; this is translated from the coding sequence ATGACCTCAGTTTCTCCTCACAAAAAAGCCAAAGCCTTAAAACCTACCAGCCGCCGCCCTGCTAAAGAACTTTGTAGCGAGTGCGGACTATGCGATACATACTATATTCATTATGTCAAGGAAGCCTGCGCTTTTATTAATCAGCAAATAGGCGAACTAGAAGTTGAAACGCACACGCGATCGCGCCATCTCGACAATCCCGATGAGCTATACTTTGGTGTCCACCAAGACATGATAGCGGCGCGGAAACAGCAGCCCATCGAAGGCGCACAATGGACGGGTATTGTTAGCAGCATTGCGATTGAAATGCTCAATCGTGGCTTAGTTGAAGGTGTGGTTTGTGTGCAAAACACCAAAGAAGACCGCTTTCAACCCATGCCCATCATTGCCCGAACTCCAGAAGAAATACTAGCAGCGCGGGTAAATAAACCAACGCTTTCCCCTAACCTTTCCGTATTGGAACAGATAGAAAAATCGGGGATGAAGCGGCTGTTGGTAATTGGTGTTGGTTGCCAAATCCAGGCGCTACGAGCCGTAGAAAAACAACTGGGTTTAGAAAAGCTGTATGTTTTGGGTACACCCTGCGTAGATAATGTTAACCGCGCCGGACTACAAAAATTCTTAGAAACCACCAGCCGATCGCCAGAGACAGTTGTCCATTACGAATTCATGCAAGACTTCCGGGTTCACTTCAAACATGAGGATGGCTCATCAGAAACAGTGCCTTTCTTTGGCTTGAAGACCAACAAACTCAAAGATGTCTTTGCCCCATCTTGTATGAGTTGTTTTGATTATGTCAACTCCCTAGCCGATTTAGTTGTTGGCTACATGGGCGCACCCTTCGGCTGGCAATGGATTGTAGTTAGAAATGACACTGGTAAGGAAATGCTAGATTTGGTGCAAGACCAGTTAGACACCCAACCAGTTACGTCTAAAGGCAACCGCAAGGAAGCTGTACAGCAAAGTATTCCCGCTTACGATAAAGGCGTTACCCTCCCCATGTGGGCAGCGAAACTTATGGGTGTAGTTATCGAAAAAATCGGCCCCAAGGGTTTAGAATATGCGCGGTTTTCGATTGATTCTCACTTTACTCGGAATTATTTGTATGTGAAGCGAAATCATCCAGAAAAATTAGAAGCGCACGTTCCAGAGTTTGCCAAGCGTATTGTTGAGCAGTATAAATTACCGGAGTAG
- the ldpA gene encoding circadian clock protein LdpA gives MSDLFVPLQSLKQGDWFKLICGASFQHLPAVRNLTLAYTLAGADCIDVAADPAVIAAAQAGLQVAKTLAKDAQKRGFDYKGNLPFLMVSLNDGEDPHFRKAEFNPTECSRDCPRPCERICPAQAIVFDSIKDDFSGVVSEKCYGCGRCIPICPYGIIYTASYVAPPGAIAPLVMSTGVDAVEIHTQVGRLAEFQRLWQAISPWADQLKVLAISCPDGEGMTDYLRAVYDLISPLKSALIWQTDGRSMSGDIGDGTTIAAVRLGQKVLAAKLPGYVQLAGGTNSYTVAKLKAVGLLNSAEFRVMSAEEHCITQHGLNLSYPLTAQAKRPATTNSTQHSHIAGVAYGSYARVLLSPILEKLENKEVSNTNMKTTVCLEEDEVLLWQAVELAHSLVSQIKSSQRRESEH, from the coding sequence GTGAGCGATCTGTTCGTCCCTTTACAATCTCTCAAACAAGGTGACTGGTTCAAGCTCATCTGCGGAGCTAGCTTCCAGCATTTGCCGGCAGTCAGAAATTTAACGTTAGCCTATACTTTGGCGGGCGCTGACTGCATAGATGTTGCAGCTGATCCAGCAGTGATTGCAGCAGCGCAAGCAGGGCTACAAGTAGCTAAAACTCTAGCTAAAGATGCCCAAAAGCGAGGCTTTGACTACAAAGGCAACTTACCCTTTTTAATGGTCAGCCTGAACGATGGAGAAGACCCCCATTTTCGCAAAGCAGAATTTAATCCTACTGAGTGTTCTAGAGACTGTCCTAGACCCTGTGAACGGATTTGTCCGGCACAAGCAATCGTGTTTGACAGTATCAAAGATGACTTTTCGGGAGTAGTATCCGAAAAGTGTTATGGCTGCGGTCGTTGCATCCCAATTTGTCCTTATGGTATAATTTATACAGCTTCATACGTGGCACCGCCAGGAGCGATCGCGCCATTAGTAATGTCAACAGGAGTAGATGCCGTAGAAATCCATACACAAGTAGGGCGGTTGGCAGAATTTCAGCGATTGTGGCAGGCAATTTCACCGTGGGCCGATCAATTAAAGGTACTAGCCATCAGCTGTCCCGATGGCGAGGGGATGACTGATTACCTAAGAGCAGTGTATGACCTGATTTCCCCACTCAAAAGTGCTTTAATTTGGCAAACCGACGGTCGTTCTATGAGTGGCGATATTGGCGATGGCACTACAATAGCCGCAGTGAGATTAGGGCAGAAAGTTTTGGCAGCGAAATTACCGGGATATGTGCAGTTAGCAGGCGGCACAAATAGCTATACCGTTGCTAAGTTAAAGGCAGTGGGACTGTTAAACAGTGCTGAGTTCCGAGTTATGAGTGCTGAGGAACACTGTATTACTCAGCACGGGCTAAACCTTAGCTATCCGCTAACAGCACAGGCTAAACGCCCCGCTACCACTAACAGCACTCAGCACTCCCACATCGCCGGGGTCGCCTACGGTAGCTACGCCCGTGTACTGCTGTCACCAATTCTCGAAAAGTTAGAGAATAAGGAGGTAAGTAACACCAATATGAAGACGACTGTTTGCCTAGAAGAAGATGAAGTATTACTTTGGCAAGCTGTAGAACTTGCTCATTCTCTCGTTTCCCAGATCAAGTCATCTCAGAGAAGGGAGAGTGAGCATTAA
- a CDS encoding pentapeptide repeat-containing protein, which produces MKNRILGVAAFLTTISLTTSVQAANSEHIRQLLATKQCQNCDLVNAGLVMADLSGANLSGANLTGANLSRANLSGADLRGANLSGASLFGVNLSEAKFSGANLAGADLRNTYLTNAEMKGAYLNGANFQGAVGIPSQIASPDEFYALGVAEGQKGNQQQAISYFNQAIAIQPEYAGAYLARGVARYQILDRQGAFQDAQVAEKLFTSQNNGPGTQTAQAFIKELQTPVNDKVSAGSPSFVDFLGSLGSVLLQFFPF; this is translated from the coding sequence ATGAAGAACCGAATTCTAGGTGTAGCCGCATTTTTAACCACGATTAGTTTGACAACAAGCGTACAAGCAGCAAATTCTGAACATATTAGACAATTATTAGCAACCAAGCAATGTCAAAACTGTGATTTGGTTAATGCAGGTTTAGTAATGGCTGACTTATCTGGAGCTAATTTGAGCGGGGCTAATCTTACAGGTGCTAACCTTAGCCGTGCAAACTTGAGCGGCGCTGATTTACGGGGTGCAAACTTGAGTGGCGCTAGTTTATTTGGTGTTAACCTGAGCGAAGCTAAATTTAGCGGGGCAAATTTGGCGGGTGCTGATTTGAGAAATACTTATCTAACAAATGCAGAAATGAAAGGTGCTTACTTGAATGGTGCTAACTTCCAAGGTGCAGTTGGTATACCATCACAAATTGCTTCACCAGACGAATTTTATGCTTTGGGTGTAGCGGAAGGTCAAAAAGGCAACCAACAGCAAGCAATCAGTTATTTTAATCAAGCGATCGCTATTCAACCAGAATATGCTGGTGCTTATTTAGCCCGTGGTGTCGCCCGTTACCAAATACTAGATAGACAAGGTGCATTCCAAGATGCCCAAGTTGCTGAAAAATTGTTTACATCCCAAAACAATGGCCCTGGAACACAAACAGCCCAAGCCTTTATTAAAGAACTGCAAACACCCGTAAATGATAAGGTAAGCGCTGGTAGCCCCAGTTTCGTTGACTTTTTGGGAAGCCTTGGCTCAGTCTTGCTCCAGTTCTTCCCTTTCTGA
- a CDS encoding ABC transporter ATP-binding protein: MQIIEISPFQAFRRSVTTVMQVVPKELRYVAILTLLGGAGPAIAIWLNKIIIDEITRLLSTGTTQNAIALILSQPVLLSSIAGSLLVNLVSDAIANINSFVYTSLRDRITGFIQGQVIEKVATFEDIALFETPDLLNLLQLTEKGMQRLPELCIRLVTMLEGIFIFIPAILLSVSLAWWIPLILFSCVTPAMYVERKYRKQVWRVEKTQASLLREMNLYKTVLTGETYAKEIRLFSLQPLLLERWYGLYRTIFRAMEQIRRRGTTAVISWSLLSGLGFALPYLYVVQGVLDRTHTLGDLALYTGVILEVRRSLDNLMSGGSELYDIALATTPIFQLLELEPQLSSSQSKSWGKIRESAANNQNFQRNGNRESLSGEALQTGIDIKNLSFTYPNSERPILKNINLKIHPNEMIVLVGENGAGKTTLTKLLCRLYDPSQGAIIWNGEDLRSLPLEDLRSRIDVVMQDYARFPTTVRENVAFGNLPKMQDDEAIKEAIAEAGLAKVIEKLDGGLETLLGKQLEGGIDLSGGQWQRLAIARALLRLSPAELLILDEPTANLDPKTEHEIYNILRTLAKGRIAVVVSHRLALAKLADRVVVLEHGQIIEVGTHDELIALGGQYHLMFTRQASSYN, encoded by the coding sequence ATGCAAATAATTGAAATTTCTCCATTCCAAGCATTTCGCCGGAGTGTGACGACGGTAATGCAAGTAGTTCCAAAGGAGCTACGCTATGTGGCAATTTTGACATTACTGGGTGGTGCAGGCCCAGCGATCGCCATTTGGCTCAATAAGATAATTATTGATGAAATTACCCGTTTATTGAGTACGGGAACAACGCAGAATGCGATCGCTCTGATTCTTTCTCAACCTGTGCTACTCTCCAGTATTGCAGGTTCATTGCTGGTGAATTTGGTAAGTGATGCGATCGCTAACATCAATAGTTTTGTATATACTTCCCTGCGCGATCGGATTACAGGCTTTATCCAAGGGCAAGTAATTGAGAAGGTTGCCACTTTTGAAGATATTGCCCTGTTTGAAACACCTGACTTACTCAATTTGTTGCAGTTGACCGAAAAGGGAATGCAACGACTTCCAGAGCTTTGTATCAGGTTGGTAACGATGTTAGAGGGAATTTTTATCTTCATTCCAGCCATACTGCTTTCGGTGTCCCTTGCTTGGTGGATACCACTAATTTTGTTTAGCTGCGTTACTCCTGCTATGTATGTAGAAAGGAAATATCGTAAGCAAGTTTGGAGGGTAGAAAAAACCCAAGCCAGTCTTCTTCGAGAAATGAACTTATATAAAACGGTTTTAACTGGAGAGACATACGCCAAAGAAATACGCTTGTTTAGTTTGCAGCCTTTACTACTAGAACGTTGGTATGGACTTTATCGCACCATTTTTAGAGCAATGGAACAGATCCGTCGTCGGGGGACAACGGCGGTTATTAGTTGGTCTTTACTCAGTGGCTTAGGCTTTGCGTTGCCATATTTATACGTAGTTCAGGGAGTGCTAGATAGAACCCATACTTTAGGGGATTTGGCGCTTTACACTGGGGTAATTTTAGAAGTGCGTCGAAGTTTGGATAATTTGATGTCTGGCGGGTCAGAGTTGTATGATATTGCACTGGCAACAACGCCCATTTTCCAACTTTTGGAATTAGAGCCGCAATTATCCAGTTCTCAATCAAAGTCATGGGGAAAAATCAGGGAATCGGCTGCTAACAATCAGAACTTTCAAAGAAATGGAAATCGGGAAAGTTTATCGGGTGAAGCATTACAGACAGGTATTGACATCAAAAATCTATCCTTTACCTATCCAAATAGCGAGCGCCCCATCCTGAAAAATATCAACCTGAAAATTCACCCCAACGAGATGATTGTATTGGTGGGTGAAAATGGTGCTGGTAAGACGACTTTAACAAAGCTATTGTGTCGGCTCTATGACCCTAGCCAGGGTGCGATTATTTGGAATGGGGAGGATTTGCGATCGCTCCCGTTAGAAGATTTGCGATCACGGATTGATGTAGTTATGCAAGATTATGCACGTTTTCCGACTACCGTGCGCGAAAATGTTGCCTTTGGCAATTTACCTAAAATGCAGGATGACGAAGCGATTAAGGAAGCGATCGCTGAGGCTGGTTTGGCGAAAGTAATTGAGAAGCTAGATGGTGGTTTGGAAACCCTCTTAGGCAAACAGCTAGAGGGTGGTATTGATTTATCAGGGGGACAATGGCAGAGATTAGCGATCGCTCGTGCTTTGTTGCGACTGTCTCCAGCCGAATTACTCATACTTGATGAGCCAACAGCAAATCTTGACCCCAAAACAGAACATGAGATTTACAACATTTTGCGTACTCTAGCGAAGGGGAGAATAGCCGTTGTAGTTAGCCATCGCCTCGCCTTAGCAAAACTAGCAGACCGAGTAGTAGTACTAGAACACGGTCAAATTATCGAAGTAGGCACTCATGATGAACTCATCGCACTCGGCGGACAGTATCATTTGATGTTTACTCGTCAAGCTAGTAGTTACAACTAA
- a CDS encoding ABC transporter ATP-binding protein, which yields MVQQPKLQETSSIQSIQRVLKSLSTYRWTSLGALVSLLLLTIANAVTPQLFRWGIDRGITQKNLQVVLYSAAWMVLAAIARGLFNFGQSYLAEAASQGVAYDLRNKIFSKIQNLSFSYHDQAQTSQLLTRVTSDIEQIRTFVGTSLIQVIGGVVTLVTIAVILLVMNWELALITLTAVPISAWLMARFVGRNNKLFRQVQEQLSDLNAVLQENLLGIRVVKAFVRESAERSRYTTLNDGLVRANMKTISAIHNTFPFIFLLSNFVTLAVFGYGGAQVIGRRFSIGELVAFNSYLALILQPILLIGFAAPAIAQSAASAERVYEVVDAEVEIRDRPGAVPFDTCVGRITFENVSFRYPGATTETLKEVSFETRPKELIAVLGMTGSGKSTIMNLLARFYDVTGGAVRIDGRDVKDFTLKSLRSRIGIVFQETTLFSGTIRENIAYAKPDATLEQVIEVAKTAQMHDFIISLPDGYETIVGERGVGLSGGQKQRIAIARTLLTDYSILILDDSTSAVDAKTAAHIQAELDGLMRQKACTTFVVAQRISTVKNADRIFLMDKGRLVAQGTHEELMETSPLYGVILESQVKAKEKNDTKLR from the coding sequence GTGGTTCAGCAACCAAAACTCCAGGAAACTTCGTCGATACAGTCAATACAGCGTGTGCTGAAAAGTTTAAGCACTTACCGATGGACTTCGCTAGGAGCATTGGTCAGCCTGTTACTGTTGACGATCGCAAATGCCGTTACCCCACAACTATTTAGATGGGGAATCGATCGGGGTATTACCCAAAAAAATCTCCAAGTTGTGCTGTACAGCGCCGCCTGGATGGTACTCGCCGCGATCGCTCGTGGTTTATTTAACTTTGGACAAAGCTATTTAGCAGAAGCAGCCTCTCAAGGTGTAGCTTATGACCTGCGAAACAAGATTTTCAGCAAAATTCAAAATCTCAGTTTCAGCTATCACGATCAGGCGCAGACTTCCCAACTCTTAACCCGTGTCACCAGCGATATTGAGCAGATCCGTACCTTTGTTGGTACTAGCTTAATTCAGGTCATTGGTGGAGTTGTCACACTGGTAACTATTGCAGTAATTTTGCTGGTGATGAACTGGGAACTAGCACTGATTACCCTAACAGCAGTACCCATATCAGCATGGTTGATGGCAAGATTTGTCGGTCGGAATAACAAACTTTTTCGGCAAGTACAAGAGCAATTAAGCGACCTGAATGCTGTATTGCAAGAGAACTTGTTAGGAATACGGGTAGTGAAAGCCTTTGTCCGAGAATCAGCCGAAAGGTCGCGTTACACAACCCTAAATGATGGTCTAGTTAGGGCAAACATGAAGACCATTAGCGCTATCCATAATACTTTCCCCTTTATCTTTTTGCTGAGTAACTTTGTCACACTGGCGGTTTTCGGCTACGGAGGAGCGCAGGTAATTGGGCGTAGATTTTCCATTGGCGAACTGGTGGCGTTTAACTCCTATCTGGCGTTGATTCTCCAACCAATTTTGTTGATTGGATTTGCTGCACCTGCGATCGCTCAATCAGCCGCTTCTGCTGAACGAGTCTATGAAGTTGTCGATGCAGAAGTAGAAATTCGCGATCGCCCCGGTGCTGTTCCATTCGACACCTGCGTTGGTAGAATCACCTTTGAAAATGTTTCCTTTCGCTATCCGGGAGCCACGACTGAAACCCTCAAAGAAGTTTCCTTTGAAACAAGGCCCAAAGAGCTAATCGCCGTTCTCGGAATGACTGGTTCCGGGAAAAGCACAATTATGAACCTACTTGCCCGTTTTTATGATGTCACAGGGGGAGCAGTTCGCATTGACGGACGAGATGTCAAAGATTTCACACTCAAAAGCCTGCGATCGCGGATTGGCATTGTATTTCAGGAAACTACCCTTTTCTCTGGCACAATCCGCGAAAATATTGCCTACGCTAAACCCGATGCAACCCTAGAGCAAGTGATTGAGGTTGCAAAAACCGCCCAAATGCACGATTTTATTATCAGTTTACCCGATGGCTACGAGACGATTGTGGGTGAACGGGGCGTAGGTTTATCTGGTGGACAAAAACAAAGAATTGCGATCGCTCGAACCTTACTAACCGATTACAGCATTCTGATTTTGGACGATAGTACCTCAGCCGTAGATGCCAAAACTGCTGCTCATATTCAAGCCGAACTAGATGGCTTAATGCGCCAAAAAGCTTGTACAACTTTTGTAGTAGCTCAACGCATTAGCACCGTTAAGAATGCCGATCGGATTTTTCTGATGGATAAAGGTCGATTAGTCGCCCAAGGTACTCACGAAGAATTGATGGAAACCAGCCCCCTCTACGGTGTGATTTTGGAATCTCAGGTAAAGGCGAAAGAAAAAAATGATACAAAACTAAGATAA
- a CDS encoding type II toxin-antitoxin system HicB family antitoxin, with product MFRYEIILYWSELDQAFIAEVPELSGCAADGNTYQEALHNVELVMQQWIETAKDLGRSVPQPRPRLMYI from the coding sequence ATGTTTCGGTATGAAATTATTCTCTACTGGAGTGAATTAGATCAAGCCTTTATTGCTGAAGTACCAGAATTGTCAGGTTGTGCTGCTGACGGTAATACTTATCAAGAAGCCCTGCATAATGTAGAATTAGTTATGCAGCAATGGATAGAAACGGCTAAAGATTTAGGGCGTTCAGTTCCTCAACCTAGACCACGTTTGATGTATATTTAA